DNA from Mugil cephalus isolate CIBA_MC_2020 chromosome 5, CIBA_Mcephalus_1.1, whole genome shotgun sequence:
AAATAGTGGCAGATGCTCACGTGCCTTTACAATGCCTCCAGCCTTCTGATGCACACCAAGACACCCCTTCTGCCTGGTCCTGCATATCAACACAGAGGGCCCTAAATGAATCCACGAGTATTGagttaaactgaactgaactgttaTTGGATTTTGCAGTATAATGCTGCTAACACTGCTGCATTTGTTCTAACTGTTGGTTAACATTTACAACTTTCGTTTAATTCTTTGCTGACATCAAAACtggacacaataaaaaatgttatccagtgaaataaacacagaacCTCTTCATGTGTTCTTATACTCTTAAAGCGTCCAGgcgtcaaaaaaataaataggttcCAAGCATCACTACTCTCCCAGCCTCCACCCCATTTCTCTGGTGTGCACTCAAGAACTCctccttgtgtgtgtgggtgtgtatgtgtgctggGGGCTCTCTCCACCTGCTACAATGCCTTTGTCATGAAGATCTCCTGCTTCATTTCAATGACAAAGTTGCTGCGCCCCTCACCATGCAGCCCCTCACCCCTGTCCGAACTCCTTTCAGTAATTTTATGGTCCCTGGGGGAAGAAACTCAGCATCCACCCCACGAACCGCGCCTGGCCATCTCCCCTCCAAATGGCCATATGAGCTGCCTGGAAATTCATCAGTAATAAACTTTTCCTGAATCCGGAGTTTACAGAACCTGAGCACTTTCCTTAGAACTGTACCATCTCTAGATGATTACGTGttatcagcatcagcatcatcatcacaggaaaaaaaggttGCTCATTGATTTGACCAGTGAGGTTGCTTTAGCATCACATAAAACATTTCCTCACATTCCTCATTTAGGACAAAGAGATGTGAGCCAGCACCCCAATACATATCTAACTTTGTTATATGTTATGGGTCCTTTTTATCTGCGGTTTCAGCTATCGTAGAAATGCTCTGGGACTCTGCATGCCCCCAGGAGAGAGACCTCAGTGTTGCTGCTCATGGACACAGTGTGTTGCCGTCACAATATTTCCTTTAATTGCATAATCTGTTGAATAAAAAGACCGACTTTAGCTTTCAgggcttcatttttttctttaaacagaaatataattCAGTGAGACTCAGCATGGCATATTGGTGAGGCTGTGGATTAGTGGTTCAGAAGTGGATTTAGGACTGTATGGTCACTGGCTCCAATCCCCCATCCATGCCTGAAATACCCTTAAGCAAGGCACCTAGGTACAGTTCTAGCCAGAAACTATGTACAAATAATTGAAATACTTTGTCAGTTACATAGTTTCCCCCTGTATTTAGCAAGGCAGGGTTCCAGGACTTTACTCATGAGTTCCCCTAACACATCTCTCAAAATGAGTGTCCATAAACTGTGGACGGCATGGAATCTTTGCCCTTGTTGTGTCATTCGGCCTCATTGTGTGTATGAGCTCGGGAGCCCATGTCCATGTGTTTGCTGAAAGACAGATGGCGGCGCAGAGAGCCTGTTCCCACGGGCCACACGTTGGAATTTAAAATGCAGATAAAATCCATCACAGAGACGCATCTCCTCAAAGATGTCGGTCCCAGATAATTTGCTGTGCTGAAACCAATCAGCATGGCGGTCATCAGATATGGCTTGCGCTCCAAATGAAGCTTACTGTATGTGGAATTGTGCACAACTCTACTCATTACTTTCTGAATGattgggaaaaataaagtctggGGAATGTTTAAAATTGTATTCTGGAGGCCATGACACTAATGTGGATGTAGTAGTGGGGTCTTTTAACACATTTCAGAGCAGAACTGGAttaatacataatacataaaatACTTATCAGCGTTTACAATCTGTATGCGCATTTCCAACCCCTACTGCAACATAATCTAGCTATAACACATTCCATCCAAAGCCACCACTTTCCTTTGATTAATACTGAATAGTGAAGTCATCCAAGTTTTCCACAGCGACATGATGGGGATATTAGATTTTATCTGAGCTGGGCTAATGGCTAATTCTCACTTGCTGATTCTAGGACAGCAGGCGGTAGAATCTGAATAGATGGTAATTGTAGGTATGGGTTGTCTGAGGCACGGGCCAGATGGCCTGGTGCTGCTGTCATGAAGCTTAGCTTGCCCAGTTGTTTGCTCTCTGTGGAACACTTTGAGTTTTGAGGATGTTAATTTGGTGAGATCAGGAGACCAGGCTTCCATAAAACATTAttatgcagacaaaaaaaaaggagggggagtGAGGGAgggttaaaatgaaaattggGTCAGCTGGGTGGATGTGAAAGACCTCTCCCTTAGTGAGTGACAGAATGTATTTATTAGTGTCGCATTTAAATGTCAAGAGATCAAGGAACATaccaatatatttaaaaatatttaataaacataaacatacattcTATCCACGACTACTGTGCCAAAAATTGAAGCTTATCGTAGAAGTGCCAAACTATTAGTAGTTTGTTTGGGTCAACTACCAATTGAAATGCTCAATACATATTGTTTCCACTGACAAATTATAGATGAGTCAGTTTGAACAGTTAGACAAAattgcatatacatatatatggatTCATAGATTATTtaattgatgatgtttttttcttgtagaCACAAAGTTCAAGGATGACACAGTGTGAATAAGTAACAACATCACATGCCAACATTACAGTCAAATGATATTAAGGCTATGTAAGTTTTGCTGTTACTCACCAAAAAATCTTACTGTCAAATTATATGGTCTTCCTGACCATAGAACGTTGATTCAAAGTCTTTTTGCTTTCTGGGATATGAATTTGGGCGCACTGAGTATCATACATGTGCGGTCACCCGATTTAACGGGCGATTTTGAAATATGCTGTGCGTTGTTGTGCACCCCATGTGcatggcaagaaaaaaaaagttattagcTCCAAtacaaaaaagagacaaaattaGCAGAATGAGATGCCAACATAATGTAAAGGAGCTATTCTAGGAATAAGTCACAAAATCACCGCGGAACCAGTATGCTTCCTtgcttttgacatttttattcacagGACTACAACTTCGCTTTTTACCCACACACGACAAAAGACCCGAGTTGGCACACGTTCTGAATGCAACCATCACAATGTAAGTCTGCCGCGGGTCAGTGTGCGGCTGTGTTAAAAGCGGGTGAACCCAGAATAATTCCTCCCGTGGTCCATTGTTATGACACACTTTTAATACTGGGGTGTCATCTGGATTGGTGGGGGAGAGGGACACGGCTACCATCAATAGTGCCTCCTGTGCTATTTGAAGGAGGTCATTCTGTGATTGGGGGGTGGGCGAATGGAGGGAGAGGGGCTGTTTTGTGTGGAAAAGAGATGCAGTTTGGGTGAGGGGCGGTCGGTGGGAGCGACGACAGAGCAGAGCGCAcggcgcgcacacacgcagacagacagggctccctccttctctccttctctgactGGGAGAAAGCTGTGCCTTTTCTTCGCTCAGACACAAACTCTCACTCATTCACTGGTGAACACACGCGTCGGGCATATGTAGATATATGCAACAGATCAATCTACAGCGAGGGCGCcccagtttgtttgtgtgtgtcatcttATTCCAGGAAAAGGACAATTTTCCAAGACTtgattcatctatttatttcttcttgtcctttttTGCGGACAGAGCAACAGCAGTGGATTTAACATGTTAGACTTCTGAGAAGACATTTTCCCACCTATTCTTTACCCTCCGTGGAAGTAATCGCCACAGTGAGACGCACAAGATGGGGGCAAAACTGGTGCAAACCAAAGGAAATATATTCTTCTCGGCATTACTTCAACTATTGCTTTTCGTCGCGCTTATACACGGCACCACCGGTAAGACTCTGAAATATAAAGTTTACGAGGAACAGAAAGTAGGTACAGTTATTGCACGTTTAAAGGAAGATGTAGCTGGGATTTTATCTAAACTACCGAGTTCCTTGACCTTTCGGTTCCGCGCCATGCAGCGGGGTAGTACTTCGTTCTTGACTGTCCGGGAGGAAGACGGAGAGATCGCAATTGCAACCAAAATCGACCGCGAGAAGCTGTGTGAGAAAAACTCCAACTGCTCTATTGAATTCGACGTGGTTACGCTCCCGACAGAGTACCTGCAGCTATTCCATGTGGAGGTAGAAGTGTTGGACATTAACGACAACTCCCCGCACTTCTCCCGCGCCATCGTCCCCATTGAGATTTCCGAGAGCGCATCCGTTGGCACCCGCGTACCGCTGGACGGCGCCGTGGATGCAGACGTCGGGGAGAACTCCTTGCATACCTACTCTCTGACGCCCAATAACTTCTTTAAGATCGATGTGAGGACCAGGACTGACGGTGCCAAGTATGCAGAGTTGGTAGTGATGAGAGATTTGGACCGGGAGGTGCAGTCCAGCTACCAGTTTCAGCTCACGGCCTCGGATAATGGGGTGCCCCCGAAGTCTGGCTCCACTTTGCTCAAGATAAGTATTTCTGATTCCAACGACAACAGCCCAGCTTTTGACGAGCAGGCTTATATAATCAGTTTGATGGAGAACTCTCCCCTTGGGACTCTAATCATTGATTTAAATGCCACAGATCCAGACGAGGGTACTAATGGGAAAATAGTCTACTCTTTCAGCAGTCATGTCTCGCCAAAGATCTTGGAAACATTTAAGATAAACCCAGAAAATGGCCACATTACTCTAATTAAAAAAGTCGACTATGAAAGCACTGCCTCTTATGAATTGGATGTTCAGGCACAGGACCTGGGGCCTAATTCCATTCCTGGACTTTGCAAAATTGTGGTGAAAGTGGTGGATGTGAATGACAACAAACCAGAGATAAACATCAACCTGATGACGCCTGGTAAAGAGGAGGTGGCCTACATTTCAGAATGTGCCCCTGTGGACACATTCATAGCTCTGGTGCGTGTTGATGATAGCGATACAGGGCTCAACGGGGAGGTGGTGTGCAGACTGCATGGTCACGGCCACTTCAGGCTCCAGAAAACATACGAGAAGAATTACATGATCCTCACCAATGTCTCGCTGGACAGGGAGAAAAGATCAGAGTACAGTCTGACAGTGATAGCTGAAGACAGGGGTTCACCAAGCCTCTCCACTATCAAACATTTTACTGTCCAGGTATTAGATGAAAATGACAATCCTCCAAGGTTTGAGAAGAGCCGCTATGAGGTATTTAAATCTGAGAACAACTCTCCTGGAGCATACCTGATGACTGTGGTGGCCTTAGATCCAGATCTGGGGACCAATGGCCAGGTCACCTACACCATCATCGATGCTCTGGTCCAAGGGAGCCACATCTCCACCTATGTCACCATTGACCCTTCTAGTGGTGCAGTCTATGCTTTACGCAGCTTTGACCACGAAGATGTCAGCCGGATTGGATTCACGGTTCAGGCATTTGATGCGGGGAAGCCTGCACTGTCAGCCAATGCCACTGTCCTGCTCACAGTTTTGGATGAAAATGACAACCCACCCATCATCCACTCACCATCCCTACGGAATCACACTGCTGAGCTCCGGGTTTGGAAATACGCATCTCCGGGTCAGCTCATCACTGCCCTTAAAGTCACAGACCGAGATGCCGGTGCCAATGGAGAGGTGAGCTGTGCCATTGTTGGTGGCAATGAGAATGGGCTCTTTGTAATGGATGCTCGAAGGTGCGAGCTGAGAACCAATGCAAGTCTGGAACAGGCTACACGGGATGTGATGGAGATCAGAGTGGAAGTGCAAGACAGAGGCACTAGCCGGCTGGCCACAGGAGCCCTCCTCAGGCTctctctgcaggaaaacatgGACATCTTCCCTCCTCTGTACCCTACTGGCTCCAGTCAGGCCTTGCCGGATCTCTCCCTTattgtcatcatcatctctctgtgcgctgtgtgtgttctgctgctCATTGTCATGGTGATGTTCGCCATTGCCCGTTGCAACCGTGAAAAGAAAGACCCCAGACACAACTATAACTGCCGTGTGGCAGAAAGCAGTTACCAGAACCACCCCAAGAAGCCTTCCAGGCAGATCCACAAGGCAGACATCACTCTGGTCCCAACTGTCAATGGAACTTTACCTGTTCGGTCACACCCACGCTCCCCTTCACCCTCCCCTACTCCTGAGAGAGGTACTCTGGGGAGCAGGCAGAGCCATCATAGCCGCCAGTCACTCAATAGCCTGGTCACTATCTCTTCCAATCATGTGCCAGAGAACTTTGCCCTGGAGCTTGCCCACACCACACCTGCTGTGGAGGTAAGACATTGACAGTTTTTATGCATCTAgcaaattttctttaaatttagaTGTCATTACAagttgttatttatatataagtaATATATAttagaatttaaatatttactataTAAAATCCAAAGATGGACCACTATCATGGATGCATGTTTTTGTATTATAATTGGTATTTCTTATAAATTTTGTCATAGTGTGTGACATTTAGCTCTACATGTCATGTTTCTGTTGACCATCACATTTAGCAGCAAGTCACAAAATCATACGCACCCTCAACCCCTCCCCCAAAtgcaccctccaccctcccaaCATTGTCTTGTGGCCGTGCTTGTTTGATTCCATTCATTTTCCCctcttcattttttccttttatttttgtctttttttgtccttttttgtttcccttggGATTGTAGCAAGTTTCACAGCTTCTGTCCATGCTCCATCAGGGCCAGTACCAGCCACGGCCAAGCTTCAGAGGCAACAAATACACCAGGAGCTACAGGTAACGCACatgtaaaataatcctttaaagGGACACTTGTTTGTGCAGTTCAGTAATATGATAGCAGAAAATGTCGAACATGATTGTGTCTGCTGACATAACCATTTATTCCATATCAACCAGCTTTTTTCTTTGGAGTCAAACTGTATGCTTAGTAATTTCCCATTTGCATAATTGTATGTAAAACCCTTTCTGCAAAGTGCACTCTGCTTCTCTGTGTACCTTATTATTCATCTTTAGCATGGTGTCTCCATAGCTTTGATAACATTATTGTCAGTGATTAATGTATCAAATATGTGTCTGCTCGGTGCAGATATGCCCTGAATGAGATGGATAAGTTCAGTCTGAAGGACAGCGGTCGTGGAGACAGCGAGGCTGGGGACAGTGACTACGAGCCTGGAAGGGAGTCACCCATGGATAGGCTCCTTGGTGAGGGCTTTACTGAGATATATGCTCCTGATGGCCAGCACAGACCGCATGCAGGTACACCCCCACCATCCAATACCCCACATAACCCTGCCTTCATGTACCTCATGTACATCATGCCCCGCCTTGTCTTCCTACTCAATTTACGATTTATCATTTTACTGAATTATATTTCATATACTGCATCCTCTTTATTTAAAGAGATGTCAAGAAATATCCAGGACAAGTTACTAGATCTCAGGATCTCCCAAACAGACCTGTACATCTATTAATGAAAACAGAGTTGACAACTCAATTTCATTTACTATGTGTCTCTAAAAAGTTCTCAGCTTTGGAGTAGAAACCCCATCACAAGGTCCTCTGATGGGTAAAGGATTGTGCTAAATCCAGCTCCAATCTTCAATAATTCTACAAtacattttgtccatttggttTGATAAAGGAATGAAATAACAGTTCTGGTATATAGAACTGAAAAATATGGCTTTGGATTTTTGCTAGTTTTAAACACTTTCTACATTAGTCACTGTAGTCTACTAATCTTCCTTTCAGTATggatttgttttatacaaaatgAGTAGACAGATGTCATAATCAAATGATccagtttaaaacaaatgtcCAGGATCAGATGTTTATACATATTTCGTTAAGATAAACATTGTTTCAACTGTTTTTGCATGACATTTTGCTTCTGCATTACATGTGGCTGCATGTGCATTGGCCTTGGGGGAGTGTGAATGATGCTGGATGCACTCAACCTTTTGAGTTTACCTCATTGTCGCAAAATATATATCTCTCCAGATATGCTCAAGTAGTCTTCTTTTGCAACCACCCATCTCTTTCCTTTCACACTGCATGGACTTTGCATCCTTTTCCGCAGTTGAAGTCAAGGAGGGAGGAACGTGAACACTTGTTGATTAACcctaattaatttaaaaagtacatATGCTAGCATGAAATGTCTGTGATGTTCCATATAACAGTTGGCTGGGAAACACTATCTAAAATTTCTCCATCTCTCAGCTTGTTGTAGTTAACGTCATACAGGTAGCAATCTGCGGCAACTTCTTTTATCACGCCATCCCTCTCCTCCCAAAGCTCCTGCCTCTTTCCAGCCAGCTTCCCACACAGCCATCACTCGATACCACATTTGAGCTACATCCCAATTAAAGTCGACCCAGACGGGCAGACAATCTcatcactaacacctcctccctccctacTTCCTTTACAGCGATGTGGAGGAGCTCAGCTCGTTAGTCAATCTCCTTTTTCCCACCTTCAGCCCTTCACTTTCAGCTGTCCAAACTGAAGCCCTCGTGCTCCTTTGATGAAAAGAAGGCATTTAATTGCCATGTGGCGAGGTAGTTGCTATGGAGTTGGCTCAGAGTTACGCTTGTGATAAAGCCCTGAAGAGCATAATTACATCTCAAACCTCACCTTTCCCCTTCCGTGTATTCAGCCCACCTCCCGCCCCCGTGTCCACTGCAGCATGGATGATTTTGAGCTGCATTTAGTCTGCTCTCTGTCATTATGGCTGGGTTTTTCACCCACCTAGCTGCAGAAGGTTTTATATTAGATAATCTATCTTCAGACAAGAAATATTGCAAAACTCACTTTCAAACATTGACATCTCTCATCTGTGTATTGAGTACAGATCTGGAGTCAGAAGCCAGTTAACCTAGCTTAGTATCAAGACTGGGAAGGGAACCAAATACCTTGgccaaaaatttaaaaacatgcaaaagatATATAATGTGCTGTAGCGCAACTATTCAAATGATATACAGTCGGTCAGCTTTCATGTTTACTAGTTGGATTTCTTGGTGTTTAACCACTAGGTGCAGTGGTTTTCTCCCACTTGCTGCCAGATTTTGGTACCAGGCCAGGTAAAGGAAATGTTACAGCAAGTATCTTTCTCACAACAGAACACTGCTTTTACCCAGTCTACCTactttgtgtctttctctgttaaTGTCCATCCAATAAACATATGAAagaccaataaataaaaataaaacaaccataTTCTTGGCAATGAGctgtcacaaacaaacaagagagaCAGTTCACTGGGAAGAAAGTCAGTGTGTAATCTAATTTAATTGGCATTACAGTCAGGCTTTCAGCTAATGTTTACGTGattgcttgatttttttttgtttcttttgtttctttttttcatttaacacgaaaatgtcatttttaccCTTTCATCAGCGGGTTTCCAACCTGCCTATACTCTTGCGTGCCCCCCTTCCTcccagcccccccccacccccagtgAACTCAATGCACTTTTCATCTGCTAAGATGTATTATAAATGTTCCTTTCATGTTAATGAGGGGATAATGAAGTCCCTCAATAGCATGACTGAAAAGCACCACACTCCTTTAATGAAGGCTTTAAGTTGGCATATTTGATTTGTCTAATTTATCCTTCAGAGATTTCTATTTGAAGATTTAATATTGAAAAGCGAGACATGAAAGGGAAAAATGCAGCGCTTTAAGAGGAGTACTTATTTTGAGTGTGATCAGCCTTGCTGAATTGTCTCTGTGGTAAATACATTCAAAGGTAGCAAGCAGAAATCCTGCAGAGAACTTTTCAGACTTATCAAGGCACCCTTTCCATCAGTTTCCATGTGTCTACATTAGCTCTATTACAGCTTTGTTTTAAGCTCCAACAATTACTCAAAGGCATTGCCTTCCGCAGCTTTAAGCTATTGTAGTTTACTTAATGAACATAAACTGTTCAGTGTATGTTATGACCCTCTAAGTCTGCTTCCTGGTTATATGTTGTCACATTATTACGTATAATTTATATACACTATTTAATCAAccacaaaccagaaacattttCTGGTTTCAGCTCCTCTAATGTCTTCATTGCCTTTGTTTATCTGATATATCTGGATTAATTGACAAGATACAAATGTGTATCTGACATGATCATTTCAGTGTAAATCTGATTTTACTCAGCACTCAGGTATTCTGCTTCAATATCCTTTTTTCTACATCTGTGCAAACATTTGTCTGATATTTCGACACTTTGGCACTCAAGATACATTTCAGTTGGTATCAAAAAGTAAAGTAAGAGTAAAGGTTTGACATCTACCTGTTGATTACTGAATTGATTACTAAtaagtgtttctgtctgtctgtccagcTATGAGGCTCTGCACAGAGGAATGTCGTGTCCTGGGTCACTCGGATCAGTGCTGGATGCCTCCCCTGGCCTCTCCAGCCTCATCTTCCTCTGACTACCGTAGCAACCTGTACATTCCTGGGGAAGAAGCTCACCAAGCCACTGACCTCTCTCAAGAAACAACCCCGCAGCCTTGCACTGATGCCGGCCAGTCCCGGAACCAGAGCTTTTCAACTTTTGGCAAGGACCTGGGTGGTGAAGatggtggagaagaagagggtggAGAGGGTGAAAGCAACAAGGCGAGAGATGAAGACCTCTGTGGGACCACATCATTGCTGTCAGAGATGAGCAGTGTGTTTCAGAGGTTGCTACCACAGGGTCTGGACTCTTATGTCCAGGTCAATGAGAACCAGAAAGGGACTAGCCTAAGTGGGGTGGGTGTGCCAATGTCTGGATCTTTAGATCGCAGAAGGGGTCATCTGCCTGGCAAGCCCAGCCCCTCCGTCCACCAGCAGGGTGTGGCAGCCTGGGCTGCCAATACCCACTTCCAAAACCCAGGCAGCAACATTGGCCCATCTGGCCACCACCAAGGCGGCAGCTACCACACCTTGAAACCCAGCACTAAGCTCAGCTCCCAGAGCAGCAACCACAAGGTCTCACAGGCACCCAAAATCTGTCCCCAGAACAGTGGCCACATCCCCAAACCCCATAATAGTCCACTACTCACAGCACTGGTCAGCCCCACACTGGTGCAGCCCTCCACAACCCCAGTGCCAGTTCCTGTGCCAGTGCCACTACCTGGACCCTCCTCCAAGTGGCTACCAGCTATGGAGGAGATCCCAGAGAACTATGAGGAGGACGATTTTGACTCTGTGCTGAGCCACCTTCAGGGCAAGCGCAGTGACAGCCGTCATGAGCTGGTGGACGCTAGTGAGTTGGTAGCTGAGATCAACAAACTGTTACAGGATGTCCGGCAAAGCTAGACTCCTTGTTTTCTTATCCTCATTATTTATTAACCACCCActtatttcttccttttatgCAGAATAAAGGTGGTAGCGTGGGTGgtaaaaaaggacaaacaagTATCTGAAATAACTAAGACAAAAAGTAAGACCTGCAATAGTCGTTAAAGTTGCATTTCTAAAGTAATAACTGTGTTTTGTGAATGctaaatatccaaaaaaaagtttgttaatTGCTGTTTTG
Protein-coding regions in this window:
- the pcdh18b gene encoding protocadherin-18b isoform X1, whose amino-acid sequence is MGAKLVQTKGNIFFSALLQLLLFVALIHGTTGKTLKYKVYEEQKVGTVIARLKEDVAGILSKLPSSLTFRFRAMQRGSTSFLTVREEDGEIAIATKIDREKLCEKNSNCSIEFDVVTLPTEYLQLFHVEVEVLDINDNSPHFSRAIVPIEISESASVGTRVPLDGAVDADVGENSLHTYSLTPNNFFKIDVRTRTDGAKYAELVVMRDLDREVQSSYQFQLTASDNGVPPKSGSTLLKISISDSNDNSPAFDEQAYIISLMENSPLGTLIIDLNATDPDEGTNGKIVYSFSSHVSPKILETFKINPENGHITLIKKVDYESTASYELDVQAQDLGPNSIPGLCKIVVKVVDVNDNKPEININLMTPGKEEVAYISECAPVDTFIALVRVDDSDTGLNGEVVCRLHGHGHFRLQKTYEKNYMILTNVSLDREKRSEYSLTVIAEDRGSPSLSTIKHFTVQVLDENDNPPRFEKSRYEVFKSENNSPGAYLMTVVALDPDLGTNGQVTYTIIDALVQGSHISTYVTIDPSSGAVYALRSFDHEDVSRIGFTVQAFDAGKPALSANATVLLTVLDENDNPPIIHSPSLRNHTAELRVWKYASPGQLITALKVTDRDAGANGEVSCAIVGGNENGLFVMDARRCELRTNASLEQATRDVMEIRVEVQDRGTSRLATGALLRLSLQENMDIFPPLYPTGSSQALPDLSLIVIIISLCAVCVLLLIVMVMFAIARCNREKKDPRHNYNCRVAESSYQNHPKKPSRQIHKADITLVPTVNGTLPVRSHPRSPSPSPTPERGTLGSRQSHHSRQSLNSLVTISSNHVPENFALELAHTTPAVEQVSQLLSMLHQGQYQPRPSFRGNKYTRSYRYALNEMDKFSLKDSGRGDSEAGDSDYEPGRESPMDRLLGEGFTEIYAPDGQHRPHAAMRLCTEECRVLGHSDQCWMPPLASPASSSSDYRSNLYIPGEEAHQATDLSQETTPQPCTDAGQSRNQSFSTFGKDLGGEDGGEEEGGEGESNKARDEDLCGTTSLLSEMSSVFQRLLPQGLDSYVQVNENQKGTSLSGVGVPMSGSLDRRRGHLPGKPSPSVHQQGVAAWAANTHFQNPGSNIGPSGHHQGGSYHTLKPSTKLSSQSSNHKVSQAPKICPQNSGHIPKPHNSPLLTALVSPTLVQPSTTPVPVPVPVPLPGPSSKWLPAMEEIPENYEEDDFDSVLSHLQGKRSDSRHELVDASELVAEINKLLQDVRQS
- the pcdh18b gene encoding protocadherin-18b isoform X2, with the protein product MGAKLVQTKGNIFFSALLQLLLFVALIHGTTGKTLKYKVYEEQKVGTVIARLKEDVAGILSKLPSSLTFRFRAMQRGSTSFLTVREEDGEIAIATKIDREKLCEKNSNCSIEFDVVTLPTEYLQLFHVEVEVLDINDNSPHFSRAIVPIEISESASVGTRVPLDGAVDADVGENSLHTYSLTPNNFFKIDVRTRTDGAKYAELVVMRDLDREVQSSYQFQLTASDNGVPPKSGSTLLKISISDSNDNSPAFDEQAYIISLMENSPLGTLIIDLNATDPDEGTNGKIVYSFSSHVSPKILETFKINPENGHITLIKKVDYESTASYELDVQAQDLGPNSIPGLCKIVVKVVDVNDNKPEININLMTPGKEEVAYISECAPVDTFIALVRVDDSDTGLNGEVVCRLHGHGHFRLQKTYEKNYMILTNVSLDREKRSEYSLTVIAEDRGSPSLSTIKHFTVQVLDENDNPPRFEKSRYEVFKSENNSPGAYLMTVVALDPDLGTNGQVTYTIIDALVQGSHISTYVTIDPSSGAVYALRSFDHEDVSRIGFTVQAFDAGKPALSANATVLLTVLDENDNPPIIHSPSLRNHTAELRVWKYASPGQLITALKVTDRDAGANGEVSCAIVGGNENGLFVMDARRCELRTNASLEQATRDVMEIRVEVQDRGTSRLATGALLRLSLQENMDIFPPLYPTGSSQALPDLSLIVIIISLCAVCVLLLIVMVMFAIARCNREKKDPRHNYNCRVAESSYQNHPKKPSRQIHKADITLVPTVNGTLPVRSHPRSPSPSPTPERGTLGSRQSHHSRQSLNSLVTISSNHVPENFALELAHTTPAVEGQYQPRPSFRGNKYTRSYRYALNEMDKFSLKDSGRGDSEAGDSDYEPGRESPMDRLLGEGFTEIYAPDGQHRPHAAMRLCTEECRVLGHSDQCWMPPLASPASSSSDYRSNLYIPGEEAHQATDLSQETTPQPCTDAGQSRNQSFSTFGKDLGGEDGGEEEGGEGESNKARDEDLCGTTSLLSEMSSVFQRLLPQGLDSYVQVNENQKGTSLSGVGVPMSGSLDRRRGHLPGKPSPSVHQQGVAAWAANTHFQNPGSNIGPSGHHQGGSYHTLKPSTKLSSQSSNHKVSQAPKICPQNSGHIPKPHNSPLLTALVSPTLVQPSTTPVPVPVPVPLPGPSSKWLPAMEEIPENYEEDDFDSVLSHLQGKRSDSRHELVDASELVAEINKLLQDVRQS
- the pcdh18b gene encoding protocadherin-18b isoform X3, yielding MGAKLVQTKGNIFFSALLQLLLFVALIHGTTGKTLKYKVYEEQKVGTVIARLKEDVAGILSKLPSSLTFRFRAMQRGSTSFLTVREEDGEIAIATKIDREKLCEKNSNCSIEFDVVTLPTEYLQLFHVEVEVLDINDNSPHFSRAIVPIEISESASVGTRVPLDGAVDADVGENSLHTYSLTPNNFFKIDVRTRTDGAKYAELVVMRDLDREVQSSYQFQLTASDNGVPPKSGSTLLKISISDSNDNSPAFDEQAYIISLMENSPLGTLIIDLNATDPDEGTNGKIVYSFSSHVSPKILETFKINPENGHITLIKKVDYESTASYELDVQAQDLGPNSIPGLCKIVVKVVDVNDNKPEININLMTPGKEEVAYISECAPVDTFIALVRVDDSDTGLNGEVVCRLHGHGHFRLQKTYEKNYMILTNVSLDREKRSEYSLTVIAEDRGSPSLSTIKHFTVQVLDENDNPPRFEKSRYEVFKSENNSPGAYLMTVVALDPDLGTNGQVTYTIIDALVQGSHISTYVTIDPSSGAVYALRSFDHEDVSRIGFTVQAFDAGKPALSANATVLLTVLDENDNPPIIHSPSLRNHTAELRVWKYASPGQLITALKVTDRDAGANGEVSCAIVGGNENGLFVMDARRCELRTNASLEQATRDVMEIRVEVQDRGTSRLATGALLRLSLQENMDIFPPLYPTGSSQALPDLSLIVIIISLCAVCVLLLIVMVMFAIARCNREKKDPRHNYNCRVAESSYQNHPKKPSRQIHKADITLVPTVNGTLPVRSHPRSPSPSPTPERGTLGSRQSHHSRQSLNSLVTISSNHVPENFALELAHTTPAVEQVSQLLSMLHQGQYQPRPSFRGNKYTRSYRYALNEMDKFSLKDSGRGDSEAGDSDYEPGRESPMDRLLAMRLCTEECRVLGHSDQCWMPPLASPASSSSDYRSNLYIPGEEAHQATDLSQETTPQPCTDAGQSRNQSFSTFGKDLGGEDGGEEEGGEGESNKARDEDLCGTTSLLSEMSSVFQRLLPQGLDSYVQVNENQKGTSLSGVGVPMSGSLDRRRGHLPGKPSPSVHQQGVAAWAANTHFQNPGSNIGPSGHHQGGSYHTLKPSTKLSSQSSNHKVSQAPKICPQNSGHIPKPHNSPLLTALVSPTLVQPSTTPVPVPVPVPLPGPSSKWLPAMEEIPENYEEDDFDSVLSHLQGKRSDSRHELVDASELVAEINKLLQDVRQS